The following are encoded in a window of Telmatobacter sp. DSM 110680 genomic DNA:
- the ruvB gene encoding Holliday junction branch migration DNA helicase RuvB, which yields MAITRDNSPDHPENKDQFLGTPPERLVSASRAEEEQGFELKLRPRWLKEFIGQSKAKEQLAIALEAAKSRGEALDHVLLFGPPGLGKTTLATIIANELDVGFQQTSGPALQIQGDLTAILTNLRERQVLFLDEIHRMQPVLEEKLYTALEDYKLDIIIGQGPAARTHVMELRPFTFVGATTRPGLLSSPLRSRFGILLRLEFYTEDELRVIVERSAEVMGVPIDTDGAAEIALRSRGTPRIANRLLRRVRDFAQVRGTGSIDRPTANSALTLLEVDAHGFDEIDRRLMLTIMQKYDGGPVGLGTLAATLAEEEDALEEVYEPFLIQIGFLDRTPRGRVATRLAYEHFGVDMPRRQPGLF from the coding sequence ATGGCGATTACGCGCGACAACTCTCCTGACCACCCCGAAAACAAAGACCAGTTCCTGGGGACCCCTCCGGAACGGCTGGTAAGCGCCTCACGCGCTGAAGAAGAACAGGGATTTGAGCTGAAGCTGCGCCCGCGTTGGCTGAAGGAGTTTATCGGCCAGTCCAAAGCCAAGGAGCAGTTGGCGATTGCGCTGGAAGCAGCCAAGTCTCGAGGAGAGGCGCTGGATCATGTGCTGCTATTCGGGCCACCGGGGTTGGGCAAGACGACTCTGGCCACGATCATCGCCAACGAACTAGACGTGGGTTTCCAGCAGACATCGGGGCCGGCATTGCAGATACAGGGAGACTTGACAGCGATCCTGACGAACCTGCGCGAGCGGCAGGTGTTGTTTCTTGATGAAATTCACCGGATGCAGCCCGTACTTGAAGAAAAACTGTACACAGCTCTTGAGGATTACAAGCTTGACATCATCATTGGGCAGGGGCCGGCGGCGCGCACGCACGTGATGGAGCTGAGGCCATTTACTTTTGTGGGGGCAACGACACGACCGGGGCTGTTGAGCTCGCCGCTGCGATCGCGATTCGGGATTCTTCTGCGGCTGGAGTTCTATACGGAGGATGAGCTGCGGGTGATTGTGGAGCGATCAGCCGAGGTAATGGGTGTTCCTATCGATACTGATGGCGCGGCGGAGATTGCGTTGCGCTCGCGTGGAACGCCGCGTATCGCGAACAGGTTGTTGCGGCGCGTGCGGGATTTTGCGCAGGTGCGTGGGACAGGATCGATAGACAGGCCGACTGCCAATTCCGCTCTCACGCTGCTGGAAGTGGATGCTCACGGATTCGATGAGATTGATCGCCGGCTGATGCTCACGATCATGCAGAAGTACGATGGCGGACCCGTGGGCCTGGGCACGCTGGCCGCGACGCTGGCCGAAGAAGAAGACGCGCTCGAAGAAGTTTACGAGCCGTTCTTGATTCAGATCGGGTTTCTGGACCGGACGCCTCGAGGCAGAGTCGCGACGCGTTTGGCATATGAGCACTTCGGTGTGGATATGCCACGCCGGCAGCCGGGGCTGTT